One Sodalis praecaptivus DNA segment encodes these proteins:
- a CDS encoding ABC transporter ATP-binding protein: MTLLSPPFLLELHSLKVDGSARRPLLSDISFTLAAGERLAVIGPNGCGKSTLLKTLVGERRIAGGEIRLAGQRLSAISRHQRAQRIAYLAQHDEADPGLRLEDYVALGRLPHHARTTLAQDSAIIRLAIADVGLAHRTHARIGTLSGGERQRAALARALAQTPQLLLLDEPTNHLDPLARARLLMLVRQKGIATIAVLHDLPLVDPFADRVLVLREGQTVICAPPDAALAPPIMMATFGLESYTLAHPQTGLPVRFFAAPSGA; encoded by the coding sequence ATGACGCTCTTATCGCCCCCCTTTCTGCTAGAGCTGCACTCGCTCAAAGTTGACGGCAGCGCACGCCGCCCGCTTTTAAGCGATATCTCCTTTACCCTCGCCGCCGGGGAACGGCTGGCGGTGATCGGTCCCAATGGCTGCGGTAAATCGACCTTACTCAAAACCCTGGTCGGGGAGCGGCGGATCGCCGGCGGCGAAATTCGGTTGGCGGGCCAGCGCCTATCGGCCATCAGCCGCCACCAGCGGGCGCAGCGCATTGCCTATCTTGCCCAGCACGATGAGGCGGATCCGGGGTTACGCCTTGAGGACTATGTCGCCCTCGGTCGCCTGCCGCACCACGCGCGCACCACGCTAGCGCAGGATAGCGCCATTATCCGTCTGGCGATCGCCGATGTCGGTCTCGCCCACCGTACGCACGCGCGCATCGGCACGCTTTCCGGCGGCGAACGTCAGAGAGCCGCGCTGGCCCGCGCGCTGGCGCAAACGCCGCAGCTGTTGTTGCTGGATGAACCGACGAATCATCTGGATCCGCTCGCCCGCGCGCGCTTATTGATGCTGGTGCGGCAAAAAGGCATCGCTACCATCGCCGTGTTGCATGATTTGCCGTTGGTGGATCCCTTTGCCGATCGGGTGCTGGTGCTGCGGGAAGGCCAGACGGTCATTTGCGCGCCGCCGGACGCGGCGCTGGCGCCGCCTATCATGATGGCGACCTTTGGCTTGGAAAGCTACACCCTTGCCCATCCCCAGACCGGGCTACCGGTCCGCTTTTTTGCCGCGCCGTCCGGCGCCTGA
- a CDS encoding HlyD family secretion protein — MFRQEAIENRKRQWQGRALLLPGIPAWLIAGACLSVFAALIALIMMGTYARRIQVLGEVTTSPRAINVYSSVQGYVVKRYVSQGQAVTKGSPLYLLDVSKRTPAGIVSENQRREIDKQLATLHTMMGRLEENKRIALASLAQQKTQYTAAYRRSAEIMRQAEQGVTLMKENMENYRRYQQRGLITKDQLTHQTSLYYQQQNNLLNLSGLSEQNALQILLLESRIQTQSAEFANQIEQLEMQRHELKKELARNEAGEAIIIRAHGDGTIDSLSVTVGQMVNAGDSLVQILPRSIDDYFLVLWVPNEAIPFISVGDRVNVNYESFPAEKFGYFSGIIDVVTKTPATAQEMLTYPGSPRNTQSTAIPYYKVVVKPDKRTVFYDGENRSLKAGMKAQVTLFLEKRRIYQWMLSPVFTMQRSVMGPVNEP, encoded by the coding sequence GTGTTTCGCCAGGAAGCGATTGAAAATCGAAAAAGGCAGTGGCAAGGACGAGCGCTGCTGTTGCCCGGTATTCCAGCTTGGCTTATCGCCGGCGCGTGCCTTAGCGTTTTCGCCGCGCTTATCGCGCTGATTATGATGGGCACTTATGCGCGCCGCATTCAGGTGCTGGGCGAGGTCACCACATCGCCGCGCGCGATAAACGTCTATTCTTCCGTACAGGGTTATGTCGTTAAGCGCTATGTCTCGCAGGGGCAGGCCGTGACCAAAGGCTCTCCTCTCTATCTGCTTGATGTCAGTAAACGTACCCCGGCCGGCATTGTTAGCGAAAATCAGCGGCGGGAAATCGACAAGCAACTTGCCACATTGCATACCATGATGGGTCGACTCGAAGAGAATAAACGGATCGCGCTTGCTTCGCTGGCGCAACAGAAAACGCAATATACGGCCGCCTACCGGCGTTCCGCTGAGATTATGCGGCAGGCGGAGCAAGGCGTGACCCTCATGAAGGAGAATATGGAAAATTACCGCCGCTATCAGCAACGGGGATTAATCACCAAAGATCAATTGACGCACCAGACGTCATTATATTATCAGCAGCAAAACAATTTACTGAATCTCAGCGGCCTGAGTGAGCAAAACGCACTGCAAATTCTGCTGTTGGAAAGCCGTATACAAACGCAGTCGGCGGAGTTTGCCAATCAGATTGAGCAGTTGGAAATGCAGCGCCACGAGCTTAAAAAAGAGCTGGCGCGAAACGAGGCGGGGGAGGCTATTATTATCCGCGCCCACGGTGATGGAACCATTGACTCCCTCAGCGTCACGGTCGGCCAGATGGTCAACGCCGGCGATAGCTTAGTACAAATTCTTCCGCGTTCGATAGACGATTACTTTTTGGTCCTCTGGGTGCCGAACGAGGCCATTCCTTTTATTTCAGTAGGGGATCGCGTTAACGTGAATTACGAATCTTTTCCGGCGGAGAAGTTCGGTTATTTTTCCGGGATCATCGACGTGGTGACCAAAACCCCCGCAACGGCGCAGGAAATGCTCACCTACCCCGGCTCACCCCGAAATACGCAGTCAACGGCGATTCCCTATTACAAGGTAGTGGTTAAACCGGATAAACGGACTGTTTTTTACGACGGCGAGAATAGGTCTCTGAAAGCCGGCATGAAAGCGCAGGTCACCTTATTTCTTGAAAAGAGGAGAATTTATCAGTGGATGTTATCACCGGTTTTCACCATGCAGCGCAGCGTCATGGGGCCCGTGAATGAACCCTAA
- a CDS encoding MFS transporter, whose protein sequence is MSSTASGNSDSLFRHRSFVAFWLARTCSSFGFQMLSIVVSWQIYSLTGRALDLGLIGLAQFLPSVALALYAGHVADQYDRRRIVLFGQLAEWVAILLLAMLTFLHRADEWVILGLVFIISTARAMETPALQSMLPALVPAPILTRAMAANAAAGEAAMMVGPALGGFLYVAGPATVYAVAGLLYLLAVVMVAQLRYEQAPPRRVPASFATLFAGIKFIRARPDVLGVISLDLFAVLLGGATALLPIFAKDILHTGPWGLGLLRAAPAVGALLVGLWLSRRSLERHVGMIMFAAVAGFGLATLVFALSTVLWLSLLALFALGAFDMVSMVIRAALVQLDTPDDMRGRVSAVNSIFINTSNQLGEFESGMLAAWLGAVPAAALGGIGTLLVVGLWMAWFPGLRRRQRLDKEATFNEGATDTL, encoded by the coding sequence ATGTCTTCCACCGCTTCCGGCAATTCGGATTCGTTATTTCGTCACCGTTCTTTTGTCGCCTTCTGGCTGGCGCGCACCTGTTCCAGCTTCGGTTTCCAAATGCTTTCCATCGTGGTGAGCTGGCAGATATATTCTTTGACCGGCCGCGCGCTAGACCTCGGCCTTATCGGCCTGGCGCAGTTTCTACCCTCGGTGGCGCTGGCGCTGTACGCCGGGCATGTCGCCGACCAATACGATCGCCGGCGTATTGTGCTGTTCGGCCAGTTGGCCGAGTGGGTTGCCATCCTTCTGCTGGCGATGCTTACCTTTCTCCACCGCGCCGATGAGTGGGTTATTCTGGGGCTGGTGTTTATCATCTCTACCGCGCGTGCCATGGAAACGCCGGCGCTGCAATCCATGCTGCCGGCGCTGGTGCCGGCGCCGATCCTCACCCGCGCCATGGCGGCCAACGCCGCCGCCGGCGAAGCCGCCATGATGGTGGGGCCGGCTTTGGGCGGGTTCTTGTACGTAGCGGGCCCGGCGACGGTCTATGCCGTGGCCGGGTTGCTGTATCTGCTGGCGGTGGTGATGGTGGCGCAATTACGCTACGAGCAGGCGCCGCCGCGCCGGGTACCGGCCAGCTTTGCTACGTTGTTTGCCGGAATTAAATTCATCCGCGCGCGGCCCGATGTGCTGGGGGTTATCTCGCTGGATTTGTTTGCCGTACTGCTGGGGGGCGCGACCGCGCTGCTGCCGATTTTCGCCAAGGATATTTTGCATACCGGCCCCTGGGGACTCGGCTTGTTACGCGCCGCGCCGGCGGTGGGCGCGCTGCTGGTCGGTCTGTGGCTCAGCCGCCGCTCGCTGGAGCGCCATGTCGGCATGATCATGTTCGCCGCGGTGGCCGGTTTTGGGCTCGCGACGCTGGTCTTCGCGCTGTCGACCGTACTTTGGCTATCGCTGCTGGCGCTGTTTGCTCTGGGCGCTTTTGATATGGTCAGTATGGTGATCCGCGCTGCGCTGGTACAACTGGATACCCCGGACGATATGCGTGGCCGGGTGAGCGCGGTCAACTCGATTTTCATCAATACGTCCAATCAGTTGGGCGAGTTTGAATCCGGCATGCTGGCCGCCTGGCTGGGCGCGGTGCCGGCCGCCGCGCTGGGGGGCATCGGTACCCTGCTGGTGGTGGGATTATGGATGGCGTGGTTCCCTGGTTTACGGCGGCGCCAGCGGTTGGATAAAGAGGCGACGTTCAACGAAGGGGCCACGGACACGCTCTAG
- a CDS encoding peptidase domain-containing ABC transporter, producing MNPKKWDRLRENLDIGFFKRVPLVHQTETAECGLACLSMICGYYGNPVDLISLRHRCSLSSRGATLAGIERIAGQLEMVTRALSLELEDLPRLKLPCILHWDFSHFVVLVKARRQRLIIHDPARGRRSIPLNVLAKHFTGVALEVWPGSHFTAKTPSPGLRLRALIRGVKGLVPALIKIGCLSLVIETINLLMPVGTQLVMDQVVPAGDGGLLMLICTGLLVFILLRTAIGLIRAWSSLVMGTLIDVQWKAGLFSHLLTLPITYFERRKLGDIHARFASLDVLRATFTKSVVGAVMDGMMVAGAAAMMVFYGGHLVWVVGGFSLLYIGIRFATYDSYRQLSQDELVRDARANSYFMETLYGIQTIKMQGMAERRRTCWLNLTIDKINTQIKVSKMTLFFDGVNGFINACEQVIILWLGTRLVIDNRMTLGMMVAFGAFRAQFSDRTASLISFVLQLRMMGLHNERIADIALHAPAPSGALLSAHAFSGPVSLTADKIGYRYDSQSPPVFSQVDFRIAPGESVAIAGPSGAGKTTLVKVLCGLFPPDTGTIKVNDIDIYRLGLNHYHQMIACVMQDDKLFSGSLRENICGFGPCEDEAWMIACARAGHIHETIMAMPMGYDTTIGELGEGLSGGQKQRVFIARALYRKPAILFMDEATSHLDKSSEEAVNQAIKTMRITRVIIAHRESTLRSADRILTL from the coding sequence ATGAACCCTAAAAAATGGGACCGTTTAAGAGAAAATCTGGATATCGGCTTTTTTAAGCGCGTACCTTTGGTCCATCAAACCGAAACCGCGGAGTGCGGCCTCGCCTGTCTGTCCATGATTTGCGGCTATTACGGCAATCCGGTCGACCTTATTTCCTTGCGTCACCGCTGTTCGCTGTCGTCGCGCGGCGCCACCCTGGCGGGGATTGAGCGCATCGCCGGTCAGTTGGAGATGGTCACCCGCGCGCTCTCCCTTGAGCTTGAGGACCTGCCGCGCCTGAAATTACCCTGTATCCTGCACTGGGACTTCAGCCATTTTGTCGTGCTGGTAAAAGCGCGCCGTCAGCGGCTGATTATTCATGACCCGGCACGGGGACGGCGCAGCATTCCCCTTAACGTGCTGGCGAAACATTTCACCGGGGTGGCGCTGGAAGTCTGGCCCGGTAGCCATTTTACCGCCAAAACACCGTCGCCCGGACTGCGCCTGCGGGCGTTAATTCGGGGGGTGAAAGGCCTGGTCCCCGCGCTCATCAAGATAGGTTGTCTGTCGCTGGTGATTGAGACGATTAATCTATTGATGCCGGTAGGCACGCAATTGGTGATGGATCAGGTAGTACCGGCCGGCGATGGCGGTCTGCTGATGCTTATCTGCACCGGCCTGCTGGTTTTCATTTTGCTGCGTACGGCAATCGGCCTGATCCGCGCCTGGTCGTCTTTGGTCATGGGGACGCTTATCGATGTGCAATGGAAGGCGGGACTGTTTTCGCATTTGTTAACCTTACCGATAACCTATTTTGAACGGCGAAAGCTTGGGGACATACATGCCCGTTTTGCCTCGCTGGATGTGTTGCGCGCCACTTTCACCAAAAGCGTGGTCGGCGCCGTCATGGATGGGATGATGGTCGCTGGAGCGGCCGCGATGATGGTCTTTTACGGCGGGCATCTTGTTTGGGTGGTGGGCGGTTTCTCCCTGCTCTACATCGGTATCCGATTTGCCACTTATGATAGCTATCGCCAGCTCAGCCAGGATGAACTGGTGCGCGATGCGCGGGCGAATTCCTATTTTATGGAAACCCTGTACGGGATTCAGACGATCAAAATGCAGGGCATGGCGGAACGACGCCGCACCTGCTGGCTGAATTTGACGATTGATAAAATTAATACCCAGATCAAGGTCAGCAAAATGACGCTGTTTTTTGACGGCGTGAACGGCTTCATTAATGCTTGTGAACAGGTGATCATTTTATGGCTGGGTACCCGGCTGGTCATCGATAATCGAATGACCCTCGGGATGATGGTGGCGTTCGGCGCGTTTCGGGCGCAATTTTCCGATCGCACGGCATCGCTGATAAGTTTCGTGCTGCAATTAAGGATGATGGGCTTGCACAACGAGCGAATCGCCGATATTGCCCTGCACGCACCGGCGCCTAGCGGGGCGTTGCTCTCGGCACACGCTTTTAGCGGGCCGGTCTCCCTGACGGCGGACAAAATCGGTTACCGATACGACAGCCAATCGCCGCCGGTATTTAGCCAGGTCGACTTTCGCATCGCGCCGGGAGAAAGCGTGGCGATAGCCGGGCCGTCGGGCGCCGGGAAAACCACGTTGGTAAAAGTGCTGTGCGGGTTGTTCCCCCCCGACACCGGCACTATTAAAGTCAACGATATTGATATTTATCGGTTGGGATTGAACCATTATCACCAGATGATCGCCTGCGTTATGCAGGACGACAAACTGTTTTCAGGATCGCTGCGGGAGAACATTTGCGGTTTCGGTCCCTGTGAGGACGAAGCCTGGATGATAGCCTGCGCGCGCGCCGGCCATATACACGAGACCATTATGGCGATGCCGATGGGCTACGACACGACGATCGGCGAATTGGGTGAGGGGCTTTCCGGCGGGCAAAAGCAGCGGGTGTTCATCGCCCGCGCGCTGTATCGCAAACCCGCGATCCTGTTTATGGATGAAGCCACCAGCCATCTGGATAAGTCGAGTGAAGAGGCGGTAAATCAAGCGATAAAAACGATGCGTATCACGCGGGTGATTATCGCGCACCGGGAGTCAACGTTACGCTCAGCCGATAGGATCCTGACGCTCTAA